A stretch of Metabacillus sp. FJAT-52054 DNA encodes these proteins:
- a CDS encoding heparinase II/III family protein, which translates to MVIKRGILILLSLMLLMPICPDIVKADDPPAEENREEEQLVIQDFEDIADWKGLIRETETIHEGSSAGKWMITDKNTGKLTKAIETNSIPNDWTSYDSLNLWIHSEKSTNDRIYVVLYSDNSATAQLDYYITSIQITWQGWRKVRLPYYSFRAGYTPAGFSKIDQLRLHASWYGETPNPDTRLILDQMTLDYTKESDILPIDGFEDSKKWTSITENTQYVKEGLFSGKWDQMPSKKAVQSTAIPKDWSRYDKLDFWMYSEKATGTMIYPILDSDDPATEGFDYFLAGLKIDWTGWKQVSIDLKDFTPSRQPLGLHTVKKLTFHSFWYSNQPPDPETVVYFDDMKLVRESFQVSPKSISKEGMPGTEQTYFVTILNKANQADHFDVSIPEEFSDAVTVSEKSGDLQPGKSKILTVQWKWPKETQAGEEQTMTISILSRLKLGASFQVKLKSKPYQWKEVSHTRPKSFINANELSEAKKRIAEEPWAADYFKKLRKEADQQLISNLDVPDQAGGHGMWFLCDDSSPLQYDPASPNKHYCPSEDKFYTGDSYDAGWRYYRHNEIIKAARTLASSYKLSGDVRYGRKAADLIIKYANYYPNYSKQARGGRLYWQTLDESVSMVDLAYTYDLLYDSGLLSEQDKANIELNMLRPSAVAISEYDMGRSNWQAWHNAAVGMIGFVLGDREYMEFAIKGEHGFYYLMKESVLSDGFWWEGSMAYHLYALRALQNLADGAKSWGYDLYSSPELKKMYEVPLDYAYPNFGLPFNNDGGIYGSSLMDPVSKKGNFDYEPAYSAYESPGFAWLLDTKYKKIPREGEYALFKGIPTIPETGSYEWKSRNFEGAGQSLLRTGSMYALMDYGPYGGSHGHPDKLHMDLFAEGEAFAPDFGTPSYGHVLYTGWYKQTVSHNTLTVDGTSQKAAEGKLEHFALGKNLQVMKAEGGDAFPGVEAKRTVLMWDRFALDWMEASSLGEIRQYDWVFHGLGDFSTNLNFSERHSPLGTQNGYQFLKDPKSAFVKDSFHSQWKLHNKTLRMISLGTGLKEVAEAMGPGPSSEPEKTYSVLFQRQKGEKARFVNIFGAGEMEFSASWFDEYGIQIEDGNEAACIIANPETEAGGLFAGRIAFDKSKVKSCRDLPMKVLAGGEKLTIILPAKTIMRSATLMIKGTGYKSITVNGKETSGIEMNGLTVIDQ; encoded by the coding sequence ATGGTAATCAAGAGAGGGATACTGATCTTACTGTCTTTGATGCTATTAATGCCGATCTGTCCTGATATTGTAAAAGCTGATGATCCGCCTGCTGAAGAAAATAGAGAAGAAGAGCAGCTTGTCATTCAGGACTTTGAAGATATAGCCGACTGGAAGGGACTAATAAGGGAAACTGAAACCATACATGAAGGCAGCTCCGCCGGGAAATGGATGATTACAGATAAAAACACCGGAAAACTGACAAAAGCCATTGAAACCAATTCCATCCCTAATGACTGGACCTCCTATGATTCATTGAATCTTTGGATCCACTCCGAAAAATCAACAAACGACCGAATCTACGTAGTCCTCTACTCAGATAATTCTGCTACCGCACAGCTTGATTACTATATCACCTCTATACAAATTACGTGGCAGGGCTGGCGAAAAGTCAGGCTGCCCTACTATTCCTTCCGGGCAGGATATACGCCTGCCGGCTTCAGCAAAATTGATCAGCTAAGACTTCATGCCTCATGGTACGGGGAAACCCCTAATCCAGATACCCGTTTAATCCTGGATCAAATGACACTGGACTATACGAAAGAATCTGATATTCTGCCTATAGACGGATTCGAGGATTCGAAGAAATGGACATCAATTACAGAGAACACCCAATATGTGAAAGAAGGACTTTTCAGCGGAAAATGGGATCAAATGCCCTCTAAAAAAGCGGTTCAGTCTACTGCAATCCCAAAGGACTGGTCACGGTATGACAAGCTTGATTTTTGGATGTACTCTGAAAAGGCAACCGGCACGATGATTTATCCTATACTGGACTCCGATGATCCGGCAACAGAAGGATTTGATTATTTCCTTGCAGGTCTGAAAATAGACTGGACAGGATGGAAGCAGGTATCCATTGATTTAAAAGATTTTACTCCATCCAGGCAGCCGCTGGGGCTTCATACTGTGAAAAAGCTGACATTTCACTCCTTCTGGTACAGCAATCAGCCACCAGATCCGGAGACAGTCGTATATTTTGATGATATGAAGCTTGTGCGAGAATCGTTTCAGGTTTCTCCTAAATCCATTTCCAAAGAAGGAATGCCTGGAACTGAGCAAACGTACTTTGTGACGATCTTGAATAAAGCCAATCAGGCGGACCATTTTGACGTCAGTATTCCGGAAGAGTTTTCAGATGCTGTTACTGTAAGTGAGAAATCAGGAGACCTGCAGCCGGGAAAATCCAAAATTCTGACCGTTCAATGGAAATGGCCTAAGGAAACACAGGCAGGAGAGGAACAGACCATGACGATATCCATATTGTCCCGCTTAAAGCTTGGGGCAAGTTTTCAAGTGAAGCTTAAATCGAAGCCGTATCAGTGGAAGGAAGTCAGCCATACAAGGCCGAAATCTTTTATAAACGCTAATGAGCTATCAGAAGCCAAGAAAAGGATCGCCGAAGAACCGTGGGCAGCAGATTATTTTAAGAAATTGAGAAAGGAAGCTGACCAGCAGCTCATTTCAAACCTGGATGTTCCGGACCAGGCAGGCGGCCATGGAATGTGGTTCCTATGTGATGACAGCTCACCCCTTCAATATGACCCGGCGAGCCCCAATAAACACTACTGCCCGTCAGAGGATAAATTTTATACAGGGGATTCTTATGATGCAGGCTGGCGTTATTACCGCCACAATGAAATCATCAAAGCTGCCCGCACGCTGGCATCTTCCTACAAACTGAGCGGCGATGTGCGTTATGGCAGAAAAGCTGCAGATCTGATTATCAAATACGCAAATTATTATCCAAATTACTCCAAGCAGGCGAGGGGAGGAAGGCTTTATTGGCAAACGCTTGATGAATCGGTAAGCATGGTTGATCTTGCTTACACGTATGATCTGCTTTATGACAGCGGATTGTTGTCAGAGCAGGATAAAGCGAACATCGAGCTGAATATGCTCCGGCCATCAGCTGTTGCCATCAGTGAGTATGATATGGGACGGTCCAACTGGCAGGCATGGCATAATGCTGCTGTCGGCATGATTGGTTTTGTTCTTGGAGACCGGGAATACATGGAATTTGCCATCAAAGGGGAGCATGGATTTTATTACTTGATGAAGGAGAGTGTCCTTTCAGACGGATTTTGGTGGGAGGGGTCCATGGCCTATCATTTATATGCGCTTAGGGCTCTGCAGAATCTGGCAGATGGGGCTAAAAGCTGGGGCTATGATTTGTACAGCAGTCCTGAACTAAAAAAAATGTATGAGGTTCCACTGGATTATGCATACCCGAATTTTGGGCTCCCTTTCAATAATGATGGAGGAATATACGGAAGCTCATTGATGGATCCAGTGAGTAAAAAAGGGAATTTTGATTATGAACCGGCCTATTCGGCATATGAGTCTCCTGGCTTTGCCTGGCTGCTGGATACAAAATACAAGAAAATTCCGCGTGAAGGCGAATACGCTCTATTTAAAGGAATTCCGACGATTCCGGAAACCGGTTCCTATGAATGGAAGAGCCGGAATTTCGAAGGAGCGGGCCAAAGTTTACTTCGAACCGGCAGCATGTATGCCCTCATGGACTATGGCCCATACGGGGGCTCCCACGGACACCCTGATAAACTGCATATGGATTTGTTTGCTGAAGGAGAAGCATTTGCGCCCGATTTTGGAACCCCAAGCTATGGGCACGTCCTTTACACTGGATGGTATAAGCAAACAGTCAGCCATAATACGCTGACTGTAGATGGAACTTCCCAAAAAGCGGCAGAGGGGAAACTAGAACATTTTGCTTTGGGCAAGAATTTGCAGGTCATGAAGGCGGAGGGGGGAGATGCCTTCCCGGGTGTTGAAGCAAAACGGACAGTCTTGATGTGGGATCGTTTTGCCTTGGACTGGATGGAAGCGTCAAGCCTTGGAGAAATCAGACAATATGATTGGGTGTTCCATGGTCTTGGTGACTTCTCAACCAATCTGAATTTTTCTGAACGCCATTCTCCACTCGGAACCCAGAATGGATATCAATTTCTTAAGGATCCAAAAAGCGCTTTTGTAAAGGATTCGTTTCATTCTCAATGGAAGCTTCATAATAAAACGCTCCGTATGATTTCACTGGGAACAGGACTGAAGGAAGTTGCTGAGGCTATGGGCCCCGGACCTTCTTCAGAACCCGAAAAAACCTATTCCGTTCTTTTTCAGCGGCAAAAAGGGGAGAAAGCGCGCTTTGTTAACATTTTTGGTGCAGGAGAGATGGAATTCAGCGCAAGCTGGTTTGACGAATACGGTATTCAAATAGAGGATGGGAATGAAGCAGCCTGTATAATTGCCAATCCGGAAACGGAAGCAGGCGGACTTTTCGCAGGGAGGATCGCATTTGATAAAAGCAAGGTGAAAAGCTGCCGGGACCTTCCTATGAAAGTCCTGGCAGGTGGTGAGAAGCTGACCATCATTCTGCCGGCTAAAACCATTATGCGAAGTGCGACTCTTATGATCAAAGGCACTGGCTATAAATCCATTACTGTCAATGGAAAAGAAACCTCCGGCATTGAAATGAACGGATTGACGGTTATTGACCAATAA